Part of the Pseudodesulfovibrio hydrargyri genome is shown below.
GCTCCACGGCCTTGTCCTTGTCCAGGGCCGGGCCCTGGGCGAAACTCAGCCCCATGCAGCCCAGGCCGAGTGCCGAAACCGTCAGTCCGTTTTTGCCGAGCGTTCTCTTACGCATCACGCTTCTCCCATGCCCCGGGATTGCCGGTTCGGGGACAGCCGCCGGGTTACGGCCGCCCACCCGTTGTTGCGCAGGACCAGCAGGCAGAACAGGGTCGCCAGGAATCCGGCGGCGAAGCTGGGGACCAGCCTGCCTCCGGTCATGCCCGCCACCAGATAGCCCACGGCGCTGCCGATGAAGGCCACCGTGGCGTAGGGCATCTGGGTGGAGACGTGGTCGATGAGCGGACAGCCCGCGTTGGCGCTGGACAGGATGGTCGTGTCCGAGATGGGCGAACTGTGGTCGCCGAACACGCTGCCCGCCAGCACGGCGGACAGACTGACCAGGACCAGGGACGGGTCCAGGGCCTGGACCACGGGCACGGCGATGGGGATGAGGATGCCGAAGGTGCCCCAGGAGGTGCCGGTGCAGAAGCTCAGGAACCCGGCCAGGGCGAAGAAGATCAGGGGCAGGGCGAAGATCATGTTCCCGCCCGTGCCGATCATGTCCGCGATGTACTGGGGGGTCTGCAGCAGCTCTCGGCACAGGCCGCCCATGGCCCAGGCCAGGACCAGGACGACGACGCACGGCAGCATGGTCTTGATCCCCTCCACCGCGCCGTTCATGAACTCGGCCAGGGTCAGGACCTTGCGCGGTACGAACAGGACGAAGGCCACGGCCAGGGCGCCGAAGGAGGCCAGGACCAGCGCGCGGCCCGCGTCGCAGTTGCCCAGGGCGGCGGCCAGGGAATGGCGGGCCGGGTCGTCGCCCCAGTAGCCGCCGGTGTAGAGCAGGGCCAGAATCGCGAAGAGGATCAGCCCGCCGATGGGCAGGAGCATATCGATCATGTGCCCTCCGCCCGCTTGCGGGGCCGTGCCGCCCGGTTCCGTTTCAGGGGGTTCGGGGGCGGAGCCCATGGCCTGGGCCTGGTCCTCCTCGCGGCGCATGGGGCCGAAATCGAACCCGCCCCAGCTGACCAGCACGACCACCAGCAGGGAGAACAGGGCGTAGAAGTTCCACGGGATGGAGGCCACGAAGGCGGCGAAGTCGCTCTGGAACGCGCCGGTGGTCTTGATGTTGCCGCCCACGCCCACGGCCCAGCTGGACAGGGGCGCGATGATGCAGATGGGCGCGGCCGTGGTGTCGATGATGTAGGCGAGCTTGGCCCGCGAGATGCGGAACTTGTCCGTGACCGGCTGCATCACGGTGCCCACGGACAGGCAGTTGAAGTAGTCGTCGATGAACATGACCACGCCCAGCCCGGTGGTGGCCAGCAGGGCGCTGCGCTTGCTCCTGATGCGCCGGGTCGCCCACCGCGCGTAGGCGTTGGTCCCGCCCGTGGCCGCCACCAGGTAGATCAGCGAGCCGAGCAGGGAGCCGAAGACGATGACGTTGAAGTCCACCTTGGAGACGATGAGCTGGAAGGCGACCTCCACGGTCTTCAGCGGGTAGGGCGCGTTGCCTACGCCCACGCAATAGATGAGCGAACCCGCCAGGACACCGACGAACAGGGAGGAGACGATCTCCTTGGTCCGCAGGGCCAGTATGATGGTGATGCACGGGGGCAGGAGCGAGAGCCACCCCGCATTGAATTGTTCCATTGATGAATCTCCGTTACGGTCGTTTTGCTTCGGCGTGCCGCGCCCATGGCGAGGCGGTCCGGCCCGGGGCCGGGAATGCCGCCGGGCCGCGCGCCGGGGGGCGCGGTGTACTGCGGAAAGGTCCGGGCCTTGCTGTGGACGGTTCTATACTAGGACGGATCGGGGAGAATCCGGTAGACGATTCGTCTTCATTTCTTGCCCGATTCTCCGGAGTTGCGGCGGGGCGCAGCGCCCCTCAACCCCCTTTCGGGGGCGAGGCGCGCTGCTGAGGTGGCATGAAAATCCTGTAAATCCAATCTATGCGGGTCTATTCGGCCTCGATACGCAGAGTGCCGCTCAGGGAGGGGATCTGGTCGCCCCCTTGCACGGCCTTGCCGAGTTCGTACAGCCCGGACGCGGAACCGAAGGTCCCGAAGAACATGACCACGTCGCCCCAGGGCGCGTAGTAGGCCAGGGTGCCGGGTTTGGCCGCCTTGACCAGCGGGGTGTTCGAAGTCCCCAGCTTCTTGGGCGGGTAGTATATCTTCTCGTTGCTGCTGTAGTTCTCCACGTCGATGTCGAGCGGCAGCTGGGCATACAGGTCCTTGGAGGCCTGGCTGTCGTTGAGTTCGAACACGATGGTCTTGCCGTTGGCTTTGACGGTTATGCGCATGGT
Proteins encoded:
- a CDS encoding Na+/H+ antiporter NhaC family protein; the encoded protein is MEQFNAGWLSLLPPCITIILALRTKEIVSSLFVGVLAGSLIYCVGVGNAPYPLKTVEVAFQLIVSKVDFNVIVFGSLLGSLIYLVAATGGTNAYARWATRRIRSKRSALLATTGLGVVMFIDDYFNCLSVGTVMQPVTDKFRISRAKLAYIIDTTAAPICIIAPLSSWAVGVGGNIKTTGAFQSDFAAFVASIPWNFYALFSLLVVVLVSWGGFDFGPMRREEDQAQAMGSAPEPPETEPGGTAPQAGGGHMIDMLLPIGGLILFAILALLYTGGYWGDDPARHSLAAALGNCDAGRALVLASFGALAVAFVLFVPRKVLTLAEFMNGAVEGIKTMLPCVVVLVLAWAMGGLCRELLQTPQYIADMIGTGGNMIFALPLIFFALAGFLSFCTGTSWGTFGILIPIAVPVVQALDPSLVLVSLSAVLAGSVFGDHSSPISDTTILSSANAGCPLIDHVSTQMPYATVAFIGSAVGYLVAGMTGGRLVPSFAAGFLATLFCLLVLRNNGWAAVTRRLSPNRQSRGMGEA